TATAAACGAAATAAAGAAGAGAGGAACCATCCATCCATTTATTTATTAACAGATAAAAAGTGGGAAAATTTCCACTATATATACAGAACTGAACCCTGCGTTTGGGCATCAACCCATTTGAAATTGACTTGGGAGCAATTATATCTTTAGCATTGCTGTCTTTCACGTCCGCTTCACAAGCTCCAGGTGGAACATCCACAGCCGGTGAACAGTTATAAAACCAGTGAGGCTGCACATCATACCATTTCAAATTTCAGTTGCATCGTATATTTATATCTGAACTCATTAGATACCTAAAACAATTACTGTTCTTAAGAGGAATAGACCCTATATTGAGATATAATATTTTAAACTTCCTTCAAATCttttgtattatataatatttatatatagtatatatataaatatataatagaaAACATACTTGAAGCATAAACCCAATGTGCTCCACTGGCATCACAAGGCCAGTCCTCCAATTTAGGAACATGAGTGATCCCAAACTAAGAAACAGTAAGTAATAAATAACTTCCCTAATTGTTTAATAGGGGGTAGATTACAACAATAATTTACTCACCATAGGACAATATCAGTTTCTTCAAGAGATCGATTTTGCTGGACCCACAATGCAAGATCTTCACCAACACGTGGATTTTGGTTAGGAAACTCTCCACCTGGAAAATCTTCACCCCGTGCGTAAGGTTTAACCCATAGATTATGCTTTACAAAGGCAGCTCTTCTTAAAAACTTGGCTTCTGAACCTGCTAAAGGCAAGCAGTTCGAACCCGGTACCAATTTGTAGCCTGTCAACTGCCCCGTCCTATTTGCAGTTCTCACTGTAATGTATCGCTCGTAGAACATACCACTTTGAAGTTCACCAATCTTACTTAAAAACAACTAAGCTTGCCATTCTTCCCTAACTTCACTCAATCTTGTATGATCACCCCACATTGCGTCTTCAATAATCTCTTCTTGTTGTGCAACTGCTTTTCCTTTCTTTGACCTAGGTCCACGACCTCGACCTCGACCTCTACTAGATCCTTCTGCAGCTGCTCGTTTAGGTCTTTTTAACTGTCAAAAATATGGTCAAGAAAAGCTTAGCAGCCAAACAAAACCTTAAATACACAAGTTACATATGTTCGCATAATGATATAATCAATACTAATTTATTCAAACACCAGCGAGAAGATATACGAAAAAGGTCTCAGTTTAGTCAAAACCTTTGAAGAACCTTTTGAAACATTTACAGGGCTACTAGCTTTACTACCGGAAGAAATGAAAAAGTTACTATGTAATCAAATCAGTCATGCACCAAGACACAGTTGCGAACACTGTTAAGACAACAGTACAACCATGGGTTAGAAAGGTCCTCAACGTCCTAAAGGTTTCCAAAGCTCGCCTTTTTTGGCGTGGGGAGGACTGTACATAAAGAAGAATAAATAAGTGGATCCCATTGTAATAATGTAATGTTAGGTATCGTATCATTGTAATTATTATAGTCATGTAACGATAGTCTAAAGGTGTGGGCCATGTAGGCCATAGATCCCATAATGTAAGATACGTGTTCGGTGTGTATTTAAATAAGTCTCAGTGCGCAATAATGTATAAGTAGTGTGCGGGCCTCAGGGCATCTATGTATAGTGTCCAATAGTGTCGAGGTTCCTCTATATAAAGAGACCTCAGTTGTAATATATTTCTCAGGTTATATTTGGATAATAAACCTCATTGGTTTTCTTCTGTAGAGTCTTTTTAAGATTCTGGATAGCAGAGTTCCGTCGTTGAGTCCTAACGGATTCTGAATAGCGACATCTATCCCAGCATTATAAATAGCACGCACCATTCAATACACCAATTCATATATTCCGTCACTACACGTTTATAAATCATAGAATAATATGCACCATGAAACATGTCTTCCATTATCACAAAGTTATTCTCCATAAACGTATCATATCATTCATGAATCATAAATTCATATATGCATTATATATTGATTGGTTTATATCGATTCAATACCCGGTATGTCGGTAGTTTTTCATGCAATTGCCCTTTTGTGAGCCCTCAAGAGAGTGATTAACCTACCTCTATGATTACCGGAAAGagtagaagaaataattaccggtaattgagatgtaccttgaagataagcatactccaagtgttcaGGGAGTTCTTTAAGTTCAAGCACGAGTGGTTCTTCCAAAGAAGTTCTAATGCGAAACTTATCCTCCTTCTTAATCTCTTCGATCAGTtcttcttcgggatcttcttcctTATCGCAATCATCATCCGTACTCACCTTCATCAATTCCTCAAGCTCAGCCTCCACATCAAAATCAGCACTTCTGTCTAAAGGGACGAAACCCGCTGTATCAACTTTCAATAATTCCTGACTCACAAGTCTATAATATCaattttaaaacaagtatcatCGGTCGACTTGGGTTGTTTCATGGCCTTGTCTACATGGCACATCACTCTTTCGTCACCTACACCTATGCTAAGTTGATTTTTCTGGACATGGatgatagcatccgcggtgttAAGGAAGGGACGACCTTGAATGATTGATACCTTAGTATATTCCTTCATTTCAAGGATCACAAAATCGGCTGAAAAACAAGTGGTTCGCTATTTGGACAAGGGTTATTGATTCTCACTATAAGATCCTCGGCAATTCCTATGAGAGTGTCAAAGAAATGGTTAGCCAAACGGATTCCCATTCTGGTCGGTTTTAATTCTTCCAGGCCAAGTTTAAAGTATTAAGAATAGGGCATTAAGtaaacacttgcacctaggtcggccagtgcatcgtacactaccgaatctccCATTAAACAAGGGATGATAAAGCTTCCCGGGTCTCCCAATTTCGGAggtatcttttgcttttgcaaaatggacgaacattcctcatggagaaACGTGGCCGATACCTCGTGATACTTACCTTTCGAGGAGATGAGATCCTTTAAAAAATTTCCCGTAGTTGGGCATCCCTCTAATCACTTCCGAAAGCGGCATATTGACACTGATTTGGTTGATCATATCCAAAAACTTTTGATATTGACTTGCATTAGGATATGAAATCGGCGCTAACTTATCTTTCGATAAGGATATGAAATCGGCGCTTTATACACTTTCAACGGTGGTTTGACTGTGATCTCCGGTGAATCATCTTTCTTTTTCTCATCATCCTTAGGCTCCTTAGTAGttggtacatctcaattaccggtaattatttcttctactCTTTCCGGTAATCAGAGGGGTAGGTTAATCACTCTCTTGAGGGCTCACCAAAGGGCAATTGCATGGAAAACTACCGACATACCGGGTATCAATCCCTCCTTTTGCACTCACAAAATTCTCTTAGAGGATGAGTATAAACTCGTTGTTCAAAGGCAAAGGAGGTTAAACCCTAATATGAAAGATGtcaaaaaggaggtagtcaagttaCTTGACGCCGGGTTGatttaccccatctccgatagcccGTGGGTGAGTCCTGTCCAAGTTGTGcctaaaaaggggggtacaacagTCGTGCTAAATGAAAAGAACGAATTAGTTCCAACACGCACGGTTACGGGATGAAGAGTATGCATTGACTATCGTCGTTTGAACGACGCCACTAAGAAGGATCACTTCCCGCTTCCTTTTATCGATCAAATGCTTGAAAGGTTGGTGGGTAAGGAATTCTATTGCTTTCTATATggattctccggatactttcaattcCCATCGATCGTCTTGACCAAGACAAGAccacttttacttgtccatttggtaccttcACTTTTCGGGTtttgcaatgcacccggaaccttccaaaggtgcatgatggcgattttccatgacatgatcgaggagtgcatggaagtctttatggacgatttctccgTCTTTGGAGACTTCTTCGACTCATGTCTCTCTAATCTCGAGCGTATGTTAATCCGATGTGAAAAAGCTAATCTAGTCTTGAattggaaaaatgccacttcatggtgaagaagGGCATTGTTCTTGGccacaagatatctcgtgcgggCATAGAGGTAGATCAAGCCAAAATTGAGGTTATTTTTAAGCTACCCGAACCGCTGAATGTCAAGGCCATTCGAAGTTTCCTAGGTCATGAGAGGTTCTATAGGCGTaacatcaaagatttttctaaaatcgcccgcccaatgaCTAAACTTCTAGAGAAGGACGTTTCATTTGACTTTAATGCCGATTGCTAGAACGTCTTCTCCATTCTTAAGTCCAAACTAACACAAGCTCCAATTATCGTGTCTCCCGATTGGAGCCTTCCTTTTGAGCTAATATGTGATGCTAGCGACTATGCGTTAGGAGCCGTCTTAGGACAACGCCGCGATAATCACTTTTGTCCGATTTACTACGCGAGCAAAACCCTAACGGGAGCCCATATCAATTATACCACAACCGAGAAAGACCTCCTTGCGGTGGTTTTCGCGTTTGATAAATTTTGACCCTACTTGGTGCTTCTAAGACGATTGTCTACACCGATCATTCGGCTCTCAAGTACCTTTTCTCCAAGCAagatgcaaagcatcgtctcatTCTTTgggttcttcttcttcatcaagaattcaacattgagatacgtgataaaaAGGGGGCCGGGAATCTCGCCGCCAACCATCCTTCTAGACTTGAGAACCCGGAATTAGAAATACTAGATGAGTCGGATATAAAAGACACATTTCCTAACGATTTCTTAATGAGGATTGAAAATGATCCCgaagttccatggtttgcggaTTTCACGAACTACCTAGCCTCAGGTGTCCTTCAAAAAGgattttcttatcaacaaaagaagaaattcattAAGCGGAACAAGTGATTCGCCGGTGTGTGTACGGTAGAGAAGCTCAACTAAtttttgagcattgccatcaagcaGGGGCGTAAGATAGGCAACCTTGGGAGGGGTGGTTGCCCCTCTGACTTTTAAGGTATAACTAGCAGTTTGACATTAAGTTGCCTTAATTTTCTTTTCTGTATATTAATATACCCCCTGGAATTTTCATGGCCACATGAAAAGCATATGGTGGCCCAATTAGAAAGATACTCGGTGAATAACAAAACCTCACTAATCACTAATCACTAATCACTAATCACTAATAATGTATAAATCTCCAACAACCCATTAAAATACATAACCTAAatataaaattcaataaatagtGAGTTGTGTAATGAAGTATTAAATAATGTGTGAAGTCTTCAGTGAAGTTTCTAAATTGTAATGTTTGTGTAGTGTTTTTTAATAGGTTGTCTTATGGTTCTTTTGAGTTATTAATTGAATTGTGATGATAATACGTTTCGGATATACAGTACACATTTATAGATTATATTGTTTTTCCTATCGATTATCGActattttaagtttcttttatacTCCGTAATAGTTTTTCTTCTTTTACATTTATAGTCTCGCCCCCTCGGAATAAAAAATCAAGTTCCGCCACTGCCATCAAGGGCAAACCGGTGGTCATTTTTGACCTAGTCACACCGCAAAGAAGGTTTTCtattcgggcttttattggccctcgATCGTCAAAGACGCTCATGCTTTTGTTCGCACTTGCGATGCATGCCAACAAATGGCCACCATCACCAAGGAGGATGAGATGCCCCAAACCgacatccaagtttgcgaagtctTCGACATTTGGGGAATTGATTTCATGGGTCCCTTCCCGAGTTCCCACAAatgcaagtacatcctagtagccgtcGACTATGTGTCCAAATGGGCGTAGGCCAAAGCTTTGTCCACGAACGATGCAAGAGTGGTGGTGAATTTCTTTAAAAACCTCTTCTCTTGCTTTGGAATTCCAAAGGCGCTAATCTCCGATCGTGGCACTCACTTTGCTAACAACCTCCTCGAAAAGGTGTTAAAAAGTATGGTGTCACTCATCGATTCTCCACCGCTTATCACTCATAAACGAGTAGGGGAGTTGAGAATACGAATCGTGCGTTAAAGCGTAATTCTTGAGAAAACGGTTCATGATAATCCAAAAGTTTGGCAACGCAAATTAGATGAAGCGTTGTGGGCTTTCCGAACCGCGTTCAAAACGCCTATCGGGACCACACCGGTTCGCCTCGTTTATGGTAAAGCGTGTCATTTTCCGGTAGAGGTTGAACATAAAGCGTATTGGGCATTGAAAAATTGTAACATGGATTTGGAAAAAGCGGGTGAAAATAGATTTTTGCAGttaaatgaattagatgaattgagGTTAGAAGCGTATGAGAGTTCGGTTttgtataaggagaaaacgaaacgTTGGCATGATGCCCGTTTGAAATAAAAGAAAGAGCTTGCCTCGGAAGATAAGGTTCTTGTGTTTAATTCGCGTTTAAAATTTTCTCCCGGGAAGTTGAAGTCCCGTTGGACGGGACCGTATGAGGTGAAGCAAGCATTCCCGACAGGATATGTAGAGTT
This genomic window from Rutidosis leptorrhynchoides isolate AG116_Rl617_1_P2 chromosome 2, CSIRO_AGI_Rlap_v1, whole genome shotgun sequence contains:
- the LOC139889291 gene encoding amine oxidase [copper-containing] zeta, peroxisomal-like, encoding MFYERYITVRTANRTGQLTGYKLVPGSNCLPLAGSEAKFLRRAAFVKHNLWVKPYARGEDFPGGEFPNQNPRVGEDLALWVQQNRSLEETDIVLCLGSLMFLNWRTGLVMPVEHIGFMLQPHWFYNCSPAVDVPPGACEADVKDSNAKDIIAPKSISNGLMPKRRDVKQIGFTAHEQQIY